The following are from one region of the Actinomycetota bacterium genome:
- a CDS encoding succinate dehydrogenase hydrophobic membrane anchor subunit gives MATQVEGRGQGPGPGHQRRGFEAWSWLFMRLSGLVLVFLALLHFAITHIINDVAETDYRFVAERWENPLWRVFDWLLLALALLHGANGARWVAEDSVRRPRARKVVKGLLYGASAVLFAYGTFTIVAFSPA, from the coding sequence ATGGCCACCCAGGTCGAGGGGCGGGGCCAGGGGCCCGGGCCCGGCCACCAGCGGCGGGGCTTCGAGGCGTGGTCATGGCTGTTCATGCGCCTCTCGGGGCTCGTCCTGGTGTTCCTGGCCCTGCTCCACTTCGCCATCACCCACATCATCAACGACGTGGCCGAGACCGACTACCGGTTCGTGGCCGAGCGCTGGGAGAACCCCCTGTGGCGGGTGTTCGACTGGCTGTTGCTGGCCCTGGCCCTGCTCCACGGGGCCAACGGGGCCCGCTGGGTAGCCGAGGACTCGGTGCGCCGGCCCCGGGCCCGCAAGGTCGTCAAGGGCCTGCTCTACGGGGCCAGCGCGGTCCTTTTCGCGTACGGCACCTTTACCATCGTGGCGTTCTCCCCCGCTTGA
- a CDS encoding heme-copper oxidase subunit III, which yields MAAPTKTEEHGAAHGDAGGANHPPSTTGLSNEKVAMWAFLGSECLLFGALISVYLLYKGQDPEGAITPHDVYDIPFTSVSTFVLLMSSLTMVLALAAIQRGEHRRCRVWLLTTAALGATFVGGQAYEFTVFIQEGVTLSSSLFGSSFYALTGFHGVHVTLGVLMLLSLYSLSMKGKLPKERAESVELVGLYWHFVDIVWIVLFTLVYLIK from the coding sequence ATGGCTGCACCCACCAAGACCGAAGAGCACGGGGCCGCTCACGGCGACGCGGGCGGCGCCAACCACCCGCCCAGCACCACCGGGTTGTCCAACGAGAAGGTGGCGATGTGGGCCTTCCTGGGCTCCGAGTGCCTCCTGTTCGGTGCGCTGATCTCGGTCTACCTGCTCTACAAGGGCCAGGACCCCGAAGGGGCCATCACCCCCCACGACGTCTACGACATCCCGTTCACCTCGGTCAGCACGTTCGTGCTCCTCATGAGCAGCCTCACGATGGTGCTGGCGCTGGCTGCCATCCAGCGGGGCGAGCACCGCCGGTGCCGGGTCTGGTTGCTCACCACCGCCGCCTTGGGTGCCACGTTCGTGGGGGGCCAGGCCTACGAGTTCACGGTCTTCATCCAGGAGGGGGTGACCCTCAGCTCCAGCCTCTTCGGCAGCAGCTTCTATGCCCTCACCGGGTTCCACGGGGTGCACGTGACCCTCGGGGTTCTGATGTTGTTGTCGCTCTACAGCCTGTCCATGAAGGGCAAGCTGCCCAAGGAGCGGGCCGAGTCAGTCGAGCTGGTCGGCCTCTACTGGCACTTCGTCGACATCGTCTGGATCGTCCTGTTCACACTGGTGTACCTGATCAAGTGA
- the ctaD gene encoding cytochrome c oxidase subunit I yields the protein MTTVDHKKIGIMYSVTAFIFFIIGGVEALMLRVQLGTPDSTFLSAEAYNQIFTMHGTTMIFLVVMPLSAGLANYLLPLMVGARDVAFPRLNAFGFWVFLAGGLFMYSSFFLGGAPNGGWFGYAPLSRLTPGHNMDYWVFGLQILGIASLTGAINLIVTVINLRAPGMTLFRMPIFVWMSLVAQFLLLFALPVITVALFLLMFDRQFGANFFNAQAGADPLLWQHLFWLFGHPEVYILILPAMGVVSEILPVFSRKPLFGYQVMVISGIAIGFIGWGVWAHHMFATGIGPVATSAFSASTMFIAVPTGVKIFNWLSTMWKGKIRATSPMLFAVGFVTMFTIGGLSGVTHAIVPHDTQQTDTYYIVAHFHYVLFGGSIFGLFGGIYYWWPKFTGKLLSETLGKWQFWLMLAGFNLTFGPFHILGLQGMPRRVYTYPDGMGWNFWNMAATVGSFMIALAVLVFMVNVWKARKSPLVPEDPWDSRTLEWSIPSPPPEYNFAKIPVVTARDDWWHQKYEEDENGRAVRRKEMAPDVVALLGRRSSAVAVADGPPPPGGEGAGDEATTGTGSGEGDDTGDHTGDHTGDHTEHIHMPSPSYWPLVSSLGLPVLSYGLIYQYLPVSVLGGLWILGSLYAWALEPSTAPEEPEPELSSSTELAPVSQGTD from the coding sequence ATGACCACGGTCGACCACAAGAAGATCGGGATCATGTACTCGGTCACGGCCTTCATCTTCTTCATCATCGGAGGGGTCGAGGCACTGATGCTCCGGGTGCAGTTGGGCACCCCGGACAGCACGTTCCTGTCGGCCGAGGCCTACAACCAGATCTTCACCATGCACGGCACGACCATGATCTTCCTGGTCGTCATGCCCCTGTCGGCCGGTCTGGCCAACTACCTCTTGCCCCTGATGGTGGGGGCGCGCGACGTCGCCTTCCCCCGTCTGAACGCCTTCGGCTTCTGGGTCTTCCTGGCTGGCGGACTGTTCATGTACTCCAGCTTCTTCCTGGGTGGGGCACCCAACGGGGGCTGGTTCGGTTACGCCCCCCTGAGCCGGCTGACACCCGGGCACAACATGGACTACTGGGTGTTCGGCCTCCAGATCCTGGGCATCGCGTCCCTTACGGGTGCCATCAACCTCATCGTCACGGTGATCAACCTCCGTGCCCCGGGCATGACGCTGTTCCGCATGCCGATCTTCGTGTGGATGTCGCTGGTGGCTCAGTTCCTGCTGCTGTTCGCCCTCCCCGTCATCACCGTGGCCCTGTTCCTGCTCATGTTCGACCGCCAGTTCGGGGCCAACTTCTTCAACGCCCAGGCGGGGGCCGACCCGTTGCTGTGGCAGCACCTCTTCTGGCTGTTCGGCCATCCGGAGGTCTACATCCTCATCCTGCCGGCCATGGGCGTGGTCTCGGAGATCCTGCCCGTGTTCAGTCGTAAGCCCCTGTTCGGCTACCAGGTGATGGTGATCTCCGGTATCGCCATCGGCTTCATCGGCTGGGGGGTATGGGCCCACCACATGTTCGCCACCGGGATCGGCCCCGTGGCCACGTCGGCGTTCTCGGCGTCGACAATGTTCATCGCCGTGCCAACGGGGGTGAAGATCTTCAACTGGTTGTCGACCATGTGGAAGGGAAAGATCCGCGCCACCTCGCCGATGCTCTTCGCCGTCGGCTTCGTCACCATGTTCACGATCGGTGGGCTGTCGGGCGTGACCCACGCCATCGTCCCCCACGACACCCAGCAGACCGACACCTACTACATCGTCGCCCACTTCCACTACGTGCTGTTCGGCGGGTCGATCTTCGGTCTGTTCGGGGGCATCTATTACTGGTGGCCGAAGTTCACCGGCAAGCTGCTATCGGAGACGCTCGGCAAGTGGCAGTTCTGGCTCATGCTGGCCGGGTTCAACCTCACGTTCGGCCCGTTCCACATCCTCGGCCTCCAGGGCATGCCCCGGCGCGTGTACACCTATCCCGACGGGATGGGCTGGAACTTCTGGAACATGGCGGCCACGGTCGGGTCGTTCATGATCGCCTTGGCCGTGCTGGTGTTCATGGTCAACGTCTGGAAGGCCCGCAAGAGCCCGCTCGTGCCCGAGGACCCCTGGGATTCCCGTACGCTGGAGTGGTCGATCCCCTCGCCGCCGCCGGAGTACAACTTCGCCAAGATCCCCGTGGTCACCGCCCGTGACGACTGGTGGCACCAGAAGTACGAGGAAGACGAGAACGGGCGGGCCGTCAGGCGCAAGGAGATGGCGCCCGACGTCGTGGCCCTCCTCGGCCGGCGTTCTTCTGCGGTGGCCGTCGCTGACGGGCCCCCGCCCCCTGGCGGCGAGGGTGCGGGCGACGAGGCCACCACCGGCACCGGGAGTGGCGAAGGCGACGACACCGGCGACCACACCGGCGACCACACCGGCGACCACACCGAGCACATCCACATGCCGTCGCCCTCCTATTGGCCGCTCGTGTCGTCCTTGGGCCTGCCCGTGCTGAGCTACGGCCTCATCTACCAGTACCTGCCCGTCAGCGTGTTGGGCGGGCTGTGGATCCTGGGCAGCCTCTATGCCTGGGCCCTGGAGCCGTCGACCGCCCCCGAGGAGCCCGAGCCCGAGCTGTCCAGCTCGACCGAGCTGGCTCCCGTCTCACAGGGGACCGACTGA
- a CDS encoding class I SAM-dependent methyltransferase has protein sequence MDRHGWEERYAASEQTFVRGPNRLVVAEVGPRAPGVALDLATGEGRHAAWLASEGWQVVAVDFAATGLARAQARAREEGHRIAFVQADVHALRLPAGRFDLVLAAFFHPRPPERAALYRSVAAALAPGGRLVLVTYDLANLTEGTGGPQDPEILLQPALARAELEALGLTVTRADTVKLRSPMADGTEVDVVDAVVTAVRP, from the coding sequence ATGGACCGTCATGGGTGGGAAGAGCGTTACGCGGCGAGCGAGCAGACCTTCGTGCGAGGCCCGAACCGGCTGGTCGTGGCCGAGGTCGGGCCGCGGGCGCCGGGGGTGGCGCTCGACCTGGCCACCGGGGAGGGGCGCCACGCGGCCTGGCTGGCGTCGGAGGGATGGCAGGTGGTGGCCGTCGACTTCGCGGCCACCGGTCTGGCTCGGGCCCAGGCCCGGGCCCGCGAGGAAGGCCACCGGATCGCCTTCGTCCAGGCCGACGTGCACGCCCTGCGCCTCCCCGCGGGGCGCTTCGACCTCGTCCTGGCCGCCTTCTTCCACCCCCGGCCCCCCGAGCGGGCCGCCCTCTACCGGAGCGTGGCCGCCGCCCTGGCTCCCGGCGGGCGGCTCGTACTGGTCACCTACGACCTGGCCAACCTCACCGAGGGCACGGGCGGGCCCCAAGACCCCGAGATCCTGCTCCAACCGGCGTTGGCCCGAGCCGAGCTGGAGGCCCTCGGCCTGACCGTCACGCGGGCCGACACCGTCAAGCTACGCAGCCCCATGGCCGACGGGACCGAGGTCGACGTGGTCGACGCCGTGGTCACCGCCGTCCGCCCCTAA
- a CDS encoding class I SAM-dependent methyltransferase, with protein sequence MTSGFSSLARPARRVVRTVVERGEVILRGRHSLTPPRHLVKYVGGSFKEVGESFLGYLVDLADLRPTASVLDVGCGIGRMAVPLTRYLGTSGSYQGFDIVPVGVEWCQSRISPRFPNFEFRLADIYNDRYNPGGTIAARDYVFGYETGSFDVAIATSVFTHMLPDDVGNYLRETARVLRPGGRFLVTAFLMNDEARAALAGGASGDLTFRFDRGDHLVEREEVPCAAVAYPEDRFRALLASNGLRVIEPIRFGSWSGRADHLSYQDVVIATPLATDGHRARQ encoded by the coding sequence GTGACGAGCGGGTTCTCATCGCTGGCCCGGCCCGCCCGGCGGGTGGTCCGGACGGTGGTCGAACGGGGCGAGGTCATCCTGCGCGGGCGCCATTCGCTCACCCCACCCCGCCACCTTGTGAAATACGTCGGAGGATCGTTCAAGGAGGTGGGCGAGAGCTTCCTCGGTTACCTCGTCGACCTGGCCGACCTCCGCCCCACGGCCTCGGTGCTCGACGTGGGCTGTGGCATCGGGCGCATGGCTGTGCCCCTCACTCGCTACCTCGGCACAAGTGGCAGCTACCAGGGGTTCGACATCGTCCCGGTGGGCGTCGAGTGGTGCCAGTCGCGGATCTCGCCCCGTTTCCCCAACTTCGAGTTCCGGTTGGCCGACATCTACAACGACCGCTACAACCCGGGAGGCACCATCGCGGCCCGGGACTACGTGTTCGGGTACGAGACCGGGTCGTTCGACGTGGCCATTGCGACGTCGGTCTTCACCCACATGCTCCCCGACGACGTGGGCAACTACCTGCGGGAGACGGCGCGGGTCCTCAGACCCGGCGGGCGCTTCCTGGTCACCGCCTTCCTGATGAACGACGAGGCCCGGGCCGCGCTGGCCGGCGGCGCCAGCGGCGACCTGACATTCCGGTTCGACCGAGGGGACCACCTGGTCGAGCGCGAAGAGGTCCCGTGTGCGGCCGTGGCCTACCCCGAAGACCGGTTCCGTGCCCTGCTGGCCAGCAACGGCCTCCGTGTCATCGAGCCCATCCGGTTCGGGTCCTGGTCAGGACGAGCCGACCACCTGAGCTACCAGGACGTCGTCATCGCCACACCCCTCGCGACTGACGGGCACCGGGCCCGGCAGTAG
- the serS gene encoding serine--tRNA ligase: protein MIDARRLRTEPDALKAALGRRGVDASALDKAAALDERWRHLTARQESVRAQVKALSKQVGEARRAGDAEAAEAATAESRRLGDEEKVLADEAAGAAAELRDVLLRIPNVPSADAPDGLTEESNVVLRVEGYDEASYGAHQRVPHWDVGAALGILDLPAGARLSGSMFPLYRGAGAALVRALCQLALDRNADAFEEVRPPSLVRTETMVSTGHLPKFEDEAYHVERDDLWAIPTAEVPLTSMARDEVLTEDRLPWRLMAHTSCFRREAGSAGRDTRGLLRVHEFDKVEILAYATPGQAAEVHADLLARAEGSLAALGLAYRVLDLCAGDLGASSARTFDIEVYAPGCGMWLEASSVSWFSDYQARRANVRYRPEAGGPPAVVHTLNGSGLAVPRVWAALVETYRQPDGSVAIPPVLQPYMRGQTRIG from the coding sequence ATGATCGACGCCCGGCGGCTCCGTACCGAGCCCGACGCCCTCAAGGCCGCTCTCGGCCGCCGGGGGGTCGACGCCTCCGCCCTCGACAAGGCGGCCGCCCTCGACGAGCGGTGGCGCCATCTCACCGCCCGCCAGGAGTCGGTCAGGGCCCAGGTCAAGGCCCTGTCCAAGCAGGTGGGGGAGGCTCGGCGGGCCGGGGACGCGGAGGCCGCCGAGGCCGCCACGGCCGAGAGCCGGCGCCTGGGTGACGAGGAGAAGGTGCTGGCCGACGAGGCCGCCGGGGCGGCCGCCGAGCTGCGCGATGTGCTCCTGCGCATCCCCAACGTGCCCTCGGCCGACGCCCCCGACGGCCTGACGGAGGAGTCCAACGTCGTCCTGCGGGTGGAGGGCTACGACGAGGCGTCCTACGGGGCGCACCAGCGGGTGCCCCACTGGGACGTGGGTGCGGCCCTCGGCATCCTCGACCTGCCGGCGGGCGCCCGGCTGTCGGGGTCGATGTTCCCCCTCTACCGGGGCGCGGGGGCGGCGTTGGTGCGGGCGCTGTGCCAGCTCGCCCTCGACCGCAACGCCGACGCCTTCGAGGAGGTGCGGCCGCCATCGCTGGTGCGGACCGAGACCATGGTCTCCACCGGGCACCTCCCCAAGTTCGAGGACGAGGCCTACCACGTCGAGCGCGACGACCTGTGGGCCATCCCCACGGCCGAGGTGCCCCTCACCTCCATGGCCCGCGACGAGGTGCTGACCGAGGACCGGCTGCCGTGGCGGCTGATGGCCCACACGAGCTGCTTCCGGCGGGAAGCGGGTTCGGCCGGGAGGGACACGCGCGGCCTGCTGCGGGTCCACGAGTTCGACAAGGTGGAGATCCTGGCCTACGCCACCCCCGGCCAGGCGGCCGAGGTCCACGCCGACCTGTTGGCCCGGGCCGAGGGCTCGCTGGCCGCCCTGGGCCTGGCCTACCGGGTGCTGGACCTGTGTGCCGGCGACCTGGGGGCGTCGTCGGCCCGGACGTTCGACATCGAGGTCTACGCCCCCGGCTGCGGCATGTGGCTGGAGGCGTCGTCGGTCTCGTGGTTCTCGGACTACCAGGCCCGGCGGGCGAACGTCCGCTACCGGCCCGAGGCCGGAGGGCCGCCGGCCGTCGTCCACACCCTCAACGGCTCGGGCCTGGCCGTGCCCCGGGTGTGGGCCGCCCTGGTGGAGACCTACCGCCAGCCGGACGGCTCGGTGGCCATCCCCCCGGTCCTTCAGCCCTACATGCGGGGCCAGACGAGGATCGGGTGA
- a CDS encoding DUF983 domain-containing protein has translation MPEPAPARMLARGLVKRCPRCGAGRLFRSWFRMKDHCPGCGYRFEREEGFFLGAYVVNLVVAEALLVILCIAPLIWLLATRPDASLWPVFTGGAVAAVIAPLVFYPFSKTIWVAFELILRPAASSEPTDNR, from the coding sequence ATGCCCGAACCCGCTCCCGCCCGGATGCTGGCCCGAGGGCTCGTCAAGCGGTGCCCTCGATGCGGGGCCGGCCGGCTGTTCCGCAGCTGGTTCAGGATGAAGGACCACTGCCCGGGCTGTGGGTACCGCTTCGAGCGGGAAGAGGGGTTCTTCCTGGGGGCTTACGTCGTCAACTTGGTGGTGGCCGAGGCGCTCCTGGTGATCCTGTGCATCGCCCCCCTGATATGGCTCCTGGCCACCCGGCCCGATGCCAGCCTGTGGCCGGTGTTCACCGGCGGGGCGGTGGCCGCCGTGATCGCGCCCCTGGTCTTCTACCCGTTCTCGAAGACGATCTGGGTCGCCTTCGAGCTGATCCTGCGGCCCGCGGCGTCGTCCGAGCCCACGGACAACCGTTGA
- a CDS encoding DNA topoisomerase IB has translation MTYRLRRSDCNSPGIRRRRAGRGFTYVRPDGQRVTDPDQLDRIRALVIPPAWTDVWVCLDPRGHIQATGVDARGRRQYRYHDLWRAHRDREKFDHMLDFGRAMPQVRQCVWAHLDQPGLGRERVLACATRLLDLGFFRIGTEGYAEENQTYGLATMQRRHVTIAGDHVTFDYVAKSGQRRAHSVVDPAVVDVLAALKRRRSGPDDLLVWKDGRRWVDVRSADINAYIKGCAGREFSAKDFRTWNATVLAAVALAVSENAASEHGRKRAVARAISEVAHYLGNTPAVCRSSYVDPRLIDRFREGRTILGALEAVAFDLGTALPHGRTERAVTGPPFTPVGWGPVEEAVLDLLDEGPAGQPGQAGQAAA, from the coding sequence ATGACCTACCGCCTCCGCCGCAGCGACTGCAACTCCCCTGGCATCCGCCGGCGGCGGGCCGGGCGCGGCTTCACCTACGTGCGCCCCGACGGCCAGCGGGTCACCGATCCCGACCAGCTCGACCGCATCCGGGCACTGGTCATCCCGCCCGCGTGGACCGACGTGTGGGTGTGCCTCGACCCCCGCGGCCACATCCAGGCCACCGGCGTGGACGCCCGAGGCCGCCGGCAGTACCGCTACCACGACCTCTGGCGGGCCCACCGCGACCGGGAGAAGTTCGACCACATGCTCGACTTCGGACGGGCCATGCCCCAGGTCCGCCAGTGCGTGTGGGCCCACCTCGACCAGCCCGGCCTGGGCCGGGAGCGGGTCCTGGCGTGCGCCACCCGGTTGCTCGACCTCGGCTTCTTCCGCATAGGCACCGAGGGCTACGCCGAGGAGAACCAGACGTACGGCCTGGCCACCATGCAGCGCCGGCACGTCACGATCGCGGGCGACCACGTGACGTTCGACTACGTGGCCAAGTCGGGCCAGCGCCGGGCCCACTCGGTGGTCGACCCCGCGGTCGTCGACGTACTGGCCGCCCTGAAGCGCCGCCGGAGCGGGCCCGACGACCTGCTGGTGTGGAAGGACGGCCGGCGTTGGGTCGACGTCCGATCGGCCGACATCAACGCCTACATCAAGGGCTGCGCGGGGCGCGAGTTCTCGGCCAAGGACTTCAGGACGTGGAACGCCACCGTCCTGGCCGCCGTGGCGCTGGCCGTCTCGGAGAACGCCGCGTCCGAGCACGGCCGCAAGCGGGCCGTGGCCCGGGCCATCTCCGAGGTGGCCCACTACCTGGGCAACACACCGGCCGTGTGCCGGTCGTCCTACGTGGACCCCCGGCTGATAGACCGCTTCCGCGAAGGCCGGACCATCCTCGGGGCGCTGGAGGCGGTCGCCTTCGACCTCGGGACCGCCCTCCCTCACGGGCGGACAGAACGGGCGGTCACGGGCCCGCCCTTCACCCCGGTGGGCTGGGGCCCGGTCGAGGAGGCGGTGCTCGACCTGCTCGACGAGGGCCCCGCGGGCCAGCCGGGCCAGGCGGGCCAGGCGGCCGCATGA
- a CDS encoding cytochrome C oxidase subunit IV family protein produces MTDVTHSQEAGEPEAEHAGGHDDHDGEQHHLSDWQYIKIALFLAVVTLIEVVIYYFEDLGDLLTVMLIVLSAIKFGVVVLWFMHLKQDSRLFRRLFVTGLILAFAIYAIVLTVSGVWSR; encoded by the coding sequence GTGACCGACGTGACCCACTCCCAAGAAGCGGGCGAGCCCGAGGCCGAGCACGCGGGCGGCCACGACGACCACGACGGCGAGCAGCACCATCTCAGTGACTGGCAGTACATCAAGATCGCCTTGTTCCTGGCCGTGGTCACCCTCATCGAGGTGGTCATCTACTACTTCGAGGACCTGGGCGACCTCCTGACGGTCATGCTGATCGTCCTGTCGGCCATCAAGTTCGGGGTCGTGGTGCTGTGGTTCATGCACCTCAAGCAGGACAGCCGGCTGTTCCGGCGATTGTTCGTCACCGGCCTGATACTGGCGTTTGCCATCTACGCCATCGTCCTCACCGTTTCCGGGGTGTGGAGCCGCTGA
- a CDS encoding YibE/F family protein, producing MSGDHGHPAATPGPVPPKVRRILVAAVAPALLATLIGLVLLWPSGDGPDRPSVLGGAVELETATVENVRRSPCMFGPEDRTVCQNATLRITSGPDEGSQITLDISEGPGNPSLRTGDGIVVGRATDPVQGTLYYFADYQRRAPLLVLAALFTVVVVAIGRMRGVAALVGLAVTFFVLVRFVIPAMLEGSSPLLVAIVGSAAVMFVVMYLAHGFNAKTTTALLGTLASLAIIALLAGAFLDAARIFNLGSEEATFLQISASQVDLRGLLLGGIIIGSLGVLNDVTVTQASAVWALRAADPTAGPMALYRLAMRVGRDHIASTVDTLVFAYAGASLPLLLLFTLASRPVGDVLTGALIAEEIVRTLVGSIGLVASVPITTGLAAAVASKARPPGPPARLPSEG from the coding sequence ATGTCCGGGGACCATGGCCACCCAGCGGCGACCCCGGGCCCCGTGCCCCCGAAGGTCCGTCGCATCCTGGTGGCGGCCGTCGCCCCCGCCCTGCTGGCCACGCTCATAGGCCTGGTGCTGCTGTGGCCCTCGGGTGACGGTCCCGACCGTCCCTCGGTCCTGGGCGGGGCTGTCGAGCTGGAGACGGCCACGGTCGAGAACGTGCGTCGTTCGCCGTGCATGTTCGGGCCCGAGGACCGGACGGTGTGCCAGAACGCCACCCTGCGCATCACCAGCGGCCCCGACGAGGGGTCCCAGATAACCCTCGACATCAGCGAGGGACCGGGTAACCCGAGCCTGCGCACCGGGGACGGCATCGTCGTGGGCCGGGCCACCGACCCCGTGCAAGGGACGCTCTATTACTTCGCCGACTACCAGCGGCGGGCCCCCCTGCTGGTGCTGGCCGCCCTGTTCACGGTCGTGGTCGTGGCCATCGGGCGCATGCGGGGAGTAGCCGCCCTGGTCGGGCTGGCCGTCACCTTCTTCGTGCTCGTCAGGTTCGTCATACCGGCGATGCTGGAAGGCAGCAGCCCGCTCCTGGTGGCCATCGTGGGGTCGGCGGCGGTGATGTTCGTCGTCATGTACCTGGCTCACGGCTTCAACGCCAAGACGACCACCGCCCTCTTGGGCACGCTGGCCAGCCTGGCCATCATCGCTCTACTGGCCGGGGCCTTCCTGGACGCGGCCCGGATCTTCAACCTGGGTAGTGAGGAGGCCACATTCCTGCAGATCAGCGCCTCCCAGGTCGACTTGCGGGGCCTGCTGCTGGGCGGGATCATCATCGGCTCGCTGGGCGTGCTCAACGACGTGACCGTGACCCAGGCGTCGGCCGTGTGGGCCCTTCGGGCCGCCGACCCGACAGCCGGGCCGATGGCGCTCTACCGCCTGGCCATGCGGGTGGGCCGCGACCACATCGCCTCGACGGTGGACACCCTGGTGTTCGCGTACGCCGGGGCCTCGCTGCCCCTGCTGCTGCTGTTCACGCTGGCCAGCCGGCCGGTGGGTGACGTGCTTACCGGGGCCCTGATCGCCGAGGAGATCGTACGGACGCTCGTGGGCAGCATCGGCCTGGTGGCGTCGGTGCCCATCACCACCGGCCTGGCCGCGGCGGTGGCCAGTAAAGCCCGACCGCCGGGCCCCCCGGCCCGACTACCGTCCGAGGGATGA
- a CDS encoding cytochrome c oxidase assembly protein yields MEPLMLAATAPATAERAGFPAWHFHADVWVLVALLVGAYVLALRAYSARTGRPAATRRQKTAFAGAVLTIFIASDWPVHDVAEGYLYSAHMVQHMLMTLIAAPLFLLGTPEWMARRILSPPWLLRTVKTVAKPVPNLIQANTILVLSHWPLIVEGTVEFHPLHFVAHAVLLTSALLMWMPVVSPLPEVPRLPPLMQMLYLFLQTIVPTVPASFLTFGEGLLYKVYGEFPRLWGISAITDQQVAGLVMKIGAGLYLWAVIIVIFFRWYEREERQARNVLVWEDVERELDELERPGAGNR; encoded by the coding sequence GTGGAGCCGCTGATGCTGGCGGCCACCGCTCCTGCCACGGCGGAGCGGGCGGGCTTCCCGGCGTGGCACTTCCACGCCGACGTGTGGGTGCTGGTGGCCCTCTTGGTGGGTGCCTATGTGCTCGCCCTGCGGGCCTACTCGGCCCGCACGGGCCGGCCCGCGGCCACCCGCCGCCAGAAGACCGCCTTCGCGGGGGCCGTCCTCACCATCTTCATCGCCTCGGACTGGCCGGTCCACGACGTGGCCGAGGGTTATCTCTACAGCGCCCACATGGTCCAGCACATGCTGATGACCCTGATCGCCGCCCCCCTTTTCCTGCTGGGCACGCCTGAGTGGATGGCCCGGCGCATCCTGTCGCCGCCCTGGCTTCTGCGCACCGTCAAGACGGTGGCCAAGCCGGTGCCCAACCTCATCCAGGCCAACACCATCTTGGTCCTCAGCCACTGGCCCCTCATCGTCGAGGGAACCGTCGAGTTCCACCCTCTGCACTTCGTGGCCCACGCCGTGCTGCTGACCTCGGCCCTGTTGATGTGGATGCCGGTCGTGAGCCCCCTGCCCGAGGTGCCCCGCCTACCCCCGCTGATGCAGATGCTGTACCTGTTCCTCCAGACGATCGTGCCCACCGTGCCGGCCTCGTTCCTGACCTTCGGGGAGGGCCTGCTCTACAAGGTCTACGGGGAGTTCCCCCGGCTATGGGGCATCAGCGCCATCACCGACCAGCAGGTGGCGGGCTTGGTCATGAAGATCGGGGCTGGGCTCTACCTGTGGGCGGTGATCATCGTGATCTTCTTCCGCTGGTACGAACGCGAGGAACGCCAGGCCCGCAACGTCCTCGTCTGGGAAGACGTGGAGCGCGAGCTCGACGAGCTCGAGAGACCGGGTGCCGGCAACCGCTAG
- the sdhC gene encoding succinate dehydrogenase, cytochrome b556 subunit, with amino-acid sequence MSRAQATFAVALAVVALGVMVVAGFVLSWPRRRAQTTYKGAPGQWAFLAHRVTGFLVFAFLLLHIVDVSLVRWPSLYDDVHRLYSNVVLRLFEVGLLFALLFHALNGLRIIAVDFFPGAIARERHLLTAAVVLTVAAGVPGAVVIMWPFVEGRF; translated from the coding sequence GTGAGCCGGGCCCAGGCGACCTTCGCCGTGGCCCTGGCCGTCGTGGCCCTCGGGGTCATGGTCGTGGCCGGGTTCGTGCTGTCCTGGCCCCGCCGGCGGGCGCAGACGACCTACAAGGGGGCGCCCGGGCAGTGGGCCTTCCTGGCCCACCGGGTCACCGGCTTCCTGGTGTTCGCCTTCTTGCTCCTCCACATCGTCGACGTCTCGCTCGTGCGCTGGCCGTCGCTCTACGACGACGTGCACCGTCTCTACAGCAACGTGGTCCTGCGACTGTTCGAGGTCGGGCTGCTGTTCGCCCTGCTGTTCCACGCCCTCAACGGGCTGCGCATCATCGCCGTCGACTTCTTCCCGGGGGCCATCGCCCGCGAGCGCCACCTCCTGACCGCGGCCGTGGTCCTGACGGTGGCGGCCGGCGTGCCGGGGGCGGTCGTCATCATGTGGCCGTTCGTGGAGGGCCGGTTCTGA